The candidate division WOR-3 bacterium region TTTATAGAAGAGAAGAATTATCATTTAAAGTGTAATGGCCGTCCCTGGGAGTTGTTTTCGACCTATATTGCGATGCAGAAGTCGTTTGCGCCGGTCTTCAATGTAGTGGTTGGTCTGGGGCGTGGCCGGTTTGTCGGGTATGGACCGCGCAGTCATATCTTCAATACGGATCTATTTGTTCTGGGTGAGGAGTATATGACGCGCAGTCATTCCTGGTGGGCGTTCGGGATTTTCTTTGGTGGTTCGATCAAAGCCGGGCCAATGGAATTGATTGCCGAGATCGACGGTCGGGACGGCAATGCCGGGATCAGGTATCGTCATAAGTATTTCACCGGAACATTGGCGGTCACCAAGTGTGAGCATTTCTGGAGTCCGGAGCCTTTTTCGCCGCGTTTTACGCTCGGGGTTGAGGCGACTAATCGTGCATTGATGGAAGGTCCTCAGGTGGGTTCGATTGAGTGTGTGATTCGTGACTATACTTCAAAGCAGCCGCTTGTCGGTGCGGTCATCGACATCAAAGAAATAAACAAGCGGTATAAGACAAAGGGTTCCACTTTCAGCCTCAGTCTGCCCGTGGGCAACTACACGATTGCAATCTCTAAACCGAATTATGAAGACTACATGGCGAAAATCTCCGTGAAACCGAAAACAAAAAGTCGGCTTTTCTTCCATCTGAAGAAACGCAAAGAAACAGACCAGCAGACTGCTGCTTCAGAGCAGAAGAATGAATATATCAGTCAATATCTGAAACAGGCGGAAAAATATTATGAAAAAGATAACCTTGACGCCGCTCAGGTGGCGCTGGAAATGGTCTTTTCACTCGATCCGGCAAATAAAGAAGCCGAGCGATTCTCGGAAAAGATCAAAATCCGACGTGAAGAATTGATCAATCTCTATCGTGCCGAGGCAATATCAAAAACCCAGGCAAAAGACTATGTCGGCGCGATTGAACTCTGGAACAAAGTGCTGGAACTGGATATCCAGAACAGCGAGGCGAAAACAGAGATCGCAAATTTAAAGAAAAAGATCTCCCCTGTGAAAAAACCGGCAAAACCGAAAAAGCCGAAGAAACCGAAAGAACCGGCGGTCACAAAAGAACAGATCGAGGCGCTCTACCGTAAAGGTGTCAAATATTTCAATGCGGAAAAATATGACGATGCATTAAAGCTCTTTAAACAGGTTCTTGTTTTGAATCCCGACCATATCGGAGCGAAAGATTACAAAAAACGTACTGAAGCACGAATTAAAATTCTTCAGGGCGGCGGATAGATATCTTAATCAGGGTGATATCTATAACCATCAAACATTATACATAGGGCTTTCTTTCGGGCTTTAACTCCCTGCCTTCGAATTCAAGATATTTCTGATATAAAGGAAGGGTCAACTTGAGAAGATTTACGGCTTCTTTTGTCCGTTTGATATACGGATCCTGGATATAGTTGAGTATTATCACCACGAAGATGATATCCCTGAACTGTTCGATGTAGTCATACTCTTCGCTCTCTCCGCCGTTTATATATTTCTCTATCCTCCTCACCATATTTATGATTTTTCCGAACTGACCGAACTCCTCGTCTTTATGATATTTCAATTTTACATTCTTGATCTCTGAAGACGCCTCGATCAATGCAAGTTCAACCTTTCTACCGTAATCCTCCACAATCACTTTTGTATCGTCTTCCGGAGTTCTGTAGGTTCCGATATCACGCACATACA contains the following coding sequences:
- a CDS encoding tetratricopeptide repeat protein, yielding MIIVAFFLIGELCHTSGFIDIPTVPQYNISGMYGGGLTFSFPFTTDDPDPTDDQEPDPMDFTMVFRYGLAGRAEISLAMYTPVTYALSFSYLLSPEQDNKPAFFCGVDDISYNTHLSTIGMQGETGFIEEKNYHLKCNGRPWELFSTYIAMQKSFAPVFNVVVGLGRGRFVGYGPRSHIFNTDLFVLGEEYMTRSHSWWAFGIFFGGSIKAGPMELIAEIDGRDGNAGIRYRHKYFTGTLAVTKCEHFWSPEPFSPRFTLGVEATNRALMEGPQVGSIECVIRDYTSKQPLVGAVIDIKEINKRYKTKGSTFSLSLPVGNYTIAISKPNYEDYMAKISVKPKTKSRLFFHLKKRKETDQQTAASEQKNEYISQYLKQAEKYYEKDNLDAAQVALEMVFSLDPANKEAERFSEKIKIRREELINLYRAEAISKTQAKDYVGAIELWNKVLELDIQNSEAKTEIANLKKKISPVKKPAKPKKPKKPKEPAVTKEQIEALYRKGVKYFNAEKYDDALKLFKQVLVLNPDHIGAKDYKKRTEARIKILQGGG